A genomic region of Candidatus Methylomirabilota bacterium contains the following coding sequences:
- a CDS encoding tetratricopeptide repeat protein: MVTADFQSWCERAQAWTRQGRYADAEAAYREALRLRPDDMKAHLDLGLTLRRQRRPRDAEAILREALRLRPDAATAHAELGGVLFEQGRYADAAAAFRDAIRLRPDFARAHVSLGLALERQGEYAGAEAAFREALRLGPGDAVARANLAVVLRRQRRAPVAEAVSREAVDRNPQSAPAQAELAATLFEEGRYAEAAATYREAIRLHPDYVRAHVGLGLTLERIGRLADAVAVYRAALQLRPDAADVHRKIGLVLKKRHRYAEAVAAFREALRLRPDDAEAHYHLAVGLERQGHYDAAVAAFQEALRLRPDMLSPYRSLATTLGRQGRWAEEAAVYTEALVHHPREAGLHAARGHALGTLGDYVGAEAAFREALRLQPDSADFHYELGVALGRQGKHAAAEAALLEAVRLRPDDIRARANLALGLGRQGRHADAERAYRQALELRPDHPALHRGLGVALYWQGRYAEAEAAFGAAIRLRPGYVRAHCDLGDLLAEQQQYEAAEQAYRAAVRAKPDSARSHGALAAALLARQRWAEAEAECRQAIRLDPEMARTHFDLWAALEAQGKWVALEDAAREVIALKPSLTDAHARLGRALAAQGRREAAEEAYRRARQFSAR; this comes from the coding sequence GTGGTGACGGCCGACTTCCAGTCCTGGTGCGAGCGCGCGCAGGCGTGGACCCGTCAGGGACGATATGCGGACGCCGAAGCCGCCTATCGTGAAGCGCTCAGGCTCAGGCCCGACGACATGAAGGCGCACCTGGATCTCGGCCTCACCCTGCGACGGCAGCGCCGGCCGCGCGACGCCGAGGCGATCCTCCGCGAGGCGCTCCGCCTCCGGCCCGACGCGGCGACGGCCCACGCGGAGCTGGGCGGCGTCCTGTTCGAGCAGGGCCGCTATGCCGACGCGGCGGCGGCGTTTCGTGACGCGATCCGCCTCCGCCCCGATTTCGCGCGGGCCCACGTGAGCCTGGGCCTGGCGCTCGAGCGCCAGGGCGAGTACGCCGGCGCCGAGGCGGCGTTTCGCGAAGCGCTTCGCCTCGGTCCCGGCGATGCGGTCGCGCGGGCCAATCTCGCCGTCGTGCTCCGGCGCCAGCGCCGGGCTCCGGTCGCCGAGGCCGTCTCTCGCGAGGCCGTGGACCGGAATCCGCAGTCGGCACCCGCGCAGGCGGAGCTCGCCGCCACGCTCTTCGAGGAGGGACGCTATGCCGAGGCGGCCGCCACCTACCGCGAGGCGATTCGCCTCCACCCCGACTACGTGCGGGCCCACGTCGGTCTGGGATTGACCCTCGAACGCATCGGCAGGCTCGCTGACGCCGTTGCCGTGTACCGCGCGGCCCTCCAGCTCCGGCCCGACGCCGCTGACGTGCACCGCAAGATCGGCCTGGTGCTGAAAAAGCGCCACCGGTACGCCGAGGCGGTGGCGGCGTTCCGCGAGGCGCTTCGTCTCAGGCCCGACGACGCAGAGGCACACTACCACCTGGCGGTGGGGCTCGAGCGCCAGGGACACTACGACGCCGCGGTGGCGGCCTTCCAGGAGGCGCTCCGTCTGCGTCCGGACATGCTCTCCCCCTACCGGAGCCTCGCCACCACCTTGGGCCGCCAGGGCCGGTGGGCGGAAGAGGCGGCCGTGTACACGGAGGCGCTCGTCCACCATCCGCGGGAGGCCGGTCTTCACGCCGCCCGCGGCCACGCGCTCGGCACGCTCGGCGATTACGTCGGCGCCGAGGCGGCATTTCGCGAAGCGCTCCGTCTGCAACCCGACAGCGCGGACTTTCACTACGAGCTGGGCGTGGCGCTGGGCCGCCAGGGCAAGCATGCCGCGGCCGAGGCGGCGCTGCTGGAGGCGGTCCGGCTGCGTCCCGACGACATCCGGGCACGGGCGAACCTCGCGCTCGGCTTGGGCCGGCAGGGGCGGCACGCGGACGCCGAGCGCGCGTATCGGCAGGCGCTCGAGCTCCGGCCCGATCATCCCGCGCTCCACCGCGGGCTCGGCGTCGCGCTCTACTGGCAGGGGCGGTATGCGGAGGCCGAAGCAGCGTTCGGGGCGGCCATCCGGCTACGACCCGGCTACGTGCGCGCCCACTGCGACCTCGGCGACCTCCTCGCCGAGCAGCAGCAGTACGAGGCCGCCGAGCAGGCCTACCGCGCGGCCGTCAGGGCCAAGCCCGACTCGGCGCGCTCCCACGGCGCCCTGGCCGCGGCGTTGCTCGCCAGGCAGCGCTGGGCGGAAGCCGAGGCCGAGTGCCGGCAGGCGATCAGGCTCGATCCCGAAATGGCGCGGACGCACTTCGATCTGTGGGCCGCGCTGGAGGCGCAGGGCAAGTGGGTCGCGCTGGAGGACGCCGCCCGGGAGGTCATCGCGCTGAAGCCCAGTCTGACCGACGCCCACGCGCGGCTGGGGCGGGCGCTGGCGGCTCAGGGCCGGCGGGAGGCGGCGGAGGAGGCGTACCGGCGGGCGCGCCAGTTCAGCGCACGTTGA
- a CDS encoding DNA topoisomerase VI subunit B gives MPTRGRKLNPSKTSPPATQPKAAASAVEMGARQREISVSEFFTKNRHLLGFDNPRKALLTCVKEAVDNALDACEEAGILPDVVVRVEAVANGEAPPPPSQASRFRITVTDNGPGIVRQQIPPIFAKLLYGSKFHRLRMSRGQQGIGISAAGMYGQLTTGKPVQIISRTSARAPAHYFEVQIDTKKNEPQILERKQIAWESPRGTQVTMEVEGRYQKGRASVDEYIEQTIIANPHVKLTYLTPEGETKEHPRTYHELPPSPREIKPHPYGIELGMLLKMLQDTKSHSLSGFLASDFSRVSPPLAAEICKAAGLSPRARPRDIHGQASETLYKAIQATKIMAPPTNCLSPIGEKAILSGLYQQIKGEFYTAVSRPPAVYRGNPFVIETGLAYGRGPAPGEESPEKKPIPLAEGETEQDDHELARVIRYANRVPLLYQQSACVIYKAVLDTTWRNYGVSQSRGAFPSGPMVIFVHMASVWVPFTSESKEAIADYDEIRKEITLALRECGRRLGAFLRRRERAQGEYRRRNIFELYIEEVVESCNRLKGGRLPTAKLKEQLQRMALKRTGGEKTDELLGKNGGGPEGLPHSIIVTPEGIEGDVPVPIDEAPEEAGSPNGTPEEEEKAGPPSRPKRRAKGKRTRAARRKA, from the coding sequence GTGCCAACGCGCGGCCGGAAGCTGAACCCTTCGAAGACCAGCCCGCCCGCCACGCAGCCGAAGGCGGCGGCATCCGCCGTCGAGATGGGGGCTCGCCAGCGGGAGATCTCCGTTTCTGAGTTCTTCACCAAGAACCGGCATCTCCTGGGTTTCGACAATCCGCGAAAGGCGCTGCTCACCTGTGTCAAGGAAGCCGTCGATAACGCGCTTGACGCTTGCGAGGAAGCCGGGATCCTCCCGGACGTGGTCGTCCGAGTGGAGGCCGTCGCCAATGGGGAAGCTCCGCCCCCTCCGAGCCAGGCCAGCCGCTTCCGGATTACGGTCACCGACAACGGCCCCGGCATCGTCCGCCAGCAGATTCCACCGATCTTCGCGAAGCTCCTGTATGGGTCCAAGTTCCATCGGCTGCGCATGAGCCGAGGACAGCAGGGCATCGGCATCTCGGCGGCCGGCATGTATGGACAGCTCACTACCGGCAAGCCCGTCCAGATCATCTCCCGCACCAGTGCCAGGGCCCCGGCCCATTACTTCGAGGTCCAGATCGATACCAAGAAGAACGAGCCGCAGATACTGGAACGCAAGCAGATCGCCTGGGAGTCCCCCCGGGGGACCCAGGTGACCATGGAAGTCGAGGGCCGTTACCAGAAGGGGCGGGCCTCGGTGGACGAGTACATCGAGCAGACCATCATTGCCAATCCGCACGTCAAGCTGACCTACCTCACGCCGGAGGGAGAAACGAAAGAGCATCCGCGGACGTACCACGAGCTCCCTCCATCGCCACGCGAGATCAAGCCACACCCCTACGGTATCGAGCTCGGGATGCTGCTCAAGATGCTCCAGGACACCAAGAGCCACTCACTCTCGGGGTTCCTGGCCAGTGATTTCAGCCGGGTGTCTCCTCCCCTTGCCGCGGAGATCTGCAAGGCCGCGGGACTCTCGCCCCGGGCGCGTCCCCGGGACATCCACGGCCAGGCCTCCGAGACCCTCTACAAGGCCATCCAGGCCACCAAGATCATGGCGCCACCGACCAACTGCCTCTCGCCGATCGGCGAAAAGGCGATCCTCTCCGGCCTGTATCAGCAGATCAAAGGGGAGTTCTACACGGCGGTGAGCCGGCCGCCAGCCGTGTACCGCGGCAACCCCTTCGTGATCGAGACGGGCTTGGCCTACGGGCGGGGGCCGGCGCCAGGGGAGGAGAGCCCGGAGAAGAAGCCGATTCCCCTGGCCGAAGGCGAGACGGAGCAGGACGATCATGAGCTGGCCCGCGTCATCCGCTACGCCAACCGCGTGCCGCTCCTCTATCAGCAGTCGGCCTGCGTGATCTACAAGGCGGTGCTCGACACCACCTGGCGCAACTACGGAGTGTCGCAGTCCAGAGGCGCGTTCCCGTCCGGTCCCATGGTGATCTTCGTCCATATGGCCTCGGTCTGGGTTCCGTTTACCAGCGAATCCAAGGAGGCGATCGCCGATTACGACGAGATCCGCAAAGAGATCACCCTGGCCCTGCGCGAATGCGGCCGACGGCTGGGAGCCTTTCTCCGACGACGCGAGCGGGCCCAGGGCGAGTACCGTCGGCGCAACATCTTCGAGCTCTACATCGAGGAGGTCGTCGAGTCGTGTAACCGCCTCAAGGGCGGCCGCTTGCCCACCGCGAAGCTGAAGGAGCAGCTCCAGAGGATGGCCCTGAAGCGGACCGGGGGCGAAAAGACCGATGAGCTCCTGGGCAAGAACGGAGGCGGCCCTGAAGGCCTCCCGCACTCGATCATCGTCACGCCGGAGGGCATTGAAGGAGACGTGCCGGTGCCGATCGACGAGGCGCCGGAGGAGGCCGGGTCCCCGAACGGAACGCCCGAGGAAGAAGAGAAGGCCGGCCCGCCGTCGCGGCCGAAGCGCCGGGCGAAGGGCAAACGAACGCGCGCCGCGCGCAGGAAGGCCTGA
- a CDS encoding SLBB domain-containing protein: MFRPQGRSWARDALCVALVVCLLMPTVGVAQTPQSPGIVEPRAPAVPPQVPSQQLPPPPPPDFPVRAPGGVAMPRPDPCAVPGGLGGNSVRVPGPEYRLGPGDVLDIQIAGRLDVTRQQFVIDPDGFVSIPPMGSIEVGRLTLREANRRISEEARTLLRFADVTVSVLVPRCFEVVLSGEVERPGSIQAAAVRRVHEVLLATGGITPRGSLRRVVITRDGAVTEVDLLRFELRGDLSQNPTVVEGLRIHVPPRGGSVALAGAFRRPGEYEIGAESGLRELLELTGGLAQAAAATEARLTRVLPDGRKETMSVDLTKALVRPADVPLKPGDVLFVPQNVVLQDVIEVRGAFSGTAESSRTSTSGKATIVQRFELAQGDRVKDVVGRAGGPAAYADLRLTFVERVGVVGPRQRIPVDLHRLLVEKDDAQNILLENGDVLTLPVAEDKVYVLGEVRTPGAIDFRPDLTPREYVALAGGPTVRARFKNATVTYRSGKTYGLAEAPPLEPGAVVSVPEVSVRWYQDYLAIAQAVSSIITAYTSLFFLFRE; this comes from the coding sequence GTGTTCCGCCCTCAGGGACGCTCCTGGGCCCGCGACGCGCTCTGCGTCGCCCTCGTGGTCTGCCTGCTCATGCCGACCGTCGGTGTGGCCCAGACGCCACAATCGCCGGGGATCGTGGAGCCCCGGGCCCCGGCGGTGCCGCCGCAAGTCCCATCGCAACAACTGCCGCCACCCCCGCCTCCGGACTTCCCGGTGCGGGCCCCGGGGGGGGTGGCGATGCCACGCCCCGATCCTTGCGCCGTTCCCGGCGGCCTGGGGGGGAACAGCGTGCGGGTGCCGGGCCCCGAGTACAGGCTCGGTCCGGGCGACGTCCTGGACATACAGATTGCGGGCCGCCTCGACGTCACCCGCCAGCAGTTCGTGATCGATCCCGACGGCTTCGTGAGCATCCCGCCCATGGGCTCGATCGAGGTGGGTCGGCTCACCCTGCGCGAAGCCAACCGGCGGATCTCCGAGGAAGCCCGAACGCTGCTCCGGTTCGCGGACGTGACGGTCTCCGTGCTGGTGCCGCGCTGCTTCGAAGTGGTGCTCTCGGGCGAGGTCGAGCGCCCGGGGTCGATCCAGGCCGCGGCCGTGCGGCGAGTCCACGAAGTGCTCCTGGCTACGGGCGGGATCACGCCGCGTGGAAGCCTCCGCCGCGTCGTGATCACGCGCGATGGCGCCGTCACCGAGGTCGATCTGCTGCGGTTCGAGCTGCGCGGCGATCTCTCACAGAACCCCACGGTGGTGGAGGGCCTGCGGATCCACGTCCCGCCCCGCGGGGGCTCGGTGGCGCTCGCCGGCGCCTTCCGGCGTCCGGGCGAGTACGAGATCGGCGCCGAGAGCGGACTGCGCGAGCTCCTGGAATTGACCGGTGGCCTCGCGCAGGCGGCGGCGGCGACCGAGGCGCGCCTCACGCGGGTCTTGCCCGACGGGCGCAAGGAGACCATGTCCGTCGACCTGACGAAGGCGCTGGTGCGGCCGGCCGACGTGCCGCTCAAGCCCGGCGACGTCCTGTTCGTGCCCCAGAACGTCGTGCTGCAGGACGTGATCGAGGTGCGCGGGGCCTTCAGCGGCACGGCCGAGAGCAGCCGCACGAGCACGTCGGGCAAGGCGACGATCGTGCAGCGCTTCGAGCTCGCCCAGGGCGACCGCGTGAAGGACGTCGTGGGCCGGGCGGGCGGACCGGCGGCCTACGCCGACCTCCGGCTGACCTTCGTCGAGCGGGTCGGCGTGGTGGGGCCGCGCCAGCGCATCCCCGTCGACCTGCACCGGCTGCTGGTCGAGAAGGACGATGCGCAGAACATCCTGCTGGAGAACGGCGACGTGCTGACGCTGCCGGTCGCCGAGGACAAGGTCTACGTCCTGGGTGAGGTGCGGACGCCCGGGGCCATCGACTTCCGGCCGGACCTGACGCCGCGCGAGTACGTCGCCCTGGCGGGCGGGCCGACGGTCCGGGCCCGCTTCAAGAACGCGACGGTGACGTACCGCAGCGGCAAGACGTACGGCCTGGCGGAGGCGCCGCCGCTCGAGCCGGGCGCGGTGGTGTCGGTCCCCGAAGTGAGCGTGCGGTGGTACCAGGACTACCTGGCGATCGCCCAGGCTGTCTCCAGCATCATCACCGCCTACACCAGCTTGTTCTTCCTGTTCAGGGAATAG
- a CDS encoding Do family serine endopeptidase, which translates to MAVAERVRPAVVHIGTVQVARSRRPPIVPGPFADDPFFKDFFDQFFGPGRPGAPGEFRQPGLGSGVIIDGRGYVLTNFHVIKGADAVTVRLSSKREYRGRIIGTDPKTDLAVVRFEPEGELALATLGNSDALRVGEWAIAIGNPFGLDQTVTVGVVSATGRADVGIASYENFIQTDASINPGNSGGPLVNLRGEVIGINTAIVATGQGIGFAIPANMAKRVTSQLIDRGKVTRGWLGVSLQPITTELAQALGLRGTKGAVVARVHSGSPAAAAELKQNDVIVGFDGAPVDDYHHLQRLVAEAEVGKTIRLEIVRGGQPRTVQLRISEAPDAPAPAR; encoded by the coding sequence GTGGCCGTCGCGGAGCGGGTCCGCCCGGCCGTCGTCCACATCGGAACGGTCCAGGTGGCACGCTCGCGCCGGCCACCGATCGTGCCGGGCCCGTTCGCGGATGACCCGTTTTTCAAGGACTTTTTCGACCAGTTCTTCGGGCCCGGCCGGCCCGGGGCGCCCGGCGAGTTCCGCCAGCCGGGTCTGGGCTCGGGCGTCATCATCGACGGGCGGGGCTACGTGCTCACGAACTTTCACGTGATCAAGGGTGCCGACGCCGTCACGGTGCGCCTCAGCTCGAAACGGGAGTACCGCGGTCGCATCATCGGCACCGATCCCAAGACCGACCTGGCGGTCGTCCGGTTCGAACCGGAGGGCGAGCTGGCGCTGGCGACGCTCGGCAACTCGGACGCGCTCCGCGTGGGGGAGTGGGCCATCGCGATCGGCAATCCGTTCGGGCTGGACCAGACCGTCACCGTCGGCGTGGTGAGCGCCACCGGGCGCGCCGACGTCGGGATCGCGAGCTACGAGAACTTCATCCAGACCGACGCCTCCATCAACCCCGGCAACTCCGGCGGCCCGCTCGTGAACCTGCGCGGCGAGGTCATCGGCATCAACACGGCCATCGTGGCCACCGGTCAGGGGATCGGCTTCGCCATTCCCGCCAACATGGCCAAGCGCGTCACCAGCCAGCTGATCGACCGGGGCAAGGTCACGCGGGGCTGGCTGGGCGTCTCGTTGCAGCCCATCACGACGGAGTTGGCCCAGGCGCTCGGGCTCCGCGGGACGAAGGGAGCCGTCGTCGCCCGCGTGCATTCGGGGAGTCCGGCGGCGGCGGCGGAGCTCAAGCAGAACGACGTCATCGTCGGCTTCGACGGCGCGCCGGTCGACGACTACCACCACCTGCAGCGGCTGGTGGCCGAAGCCGAGGTGGGCAAGACCATCAGGCTCGAGATCGTCCGGGGCGGGCAGCCCCGCACCGTTCAGCTCAGGATCAGCGAGGCCCCCGACGCGCCGGCACCGGCGCGCTAA
- a CDS encoding AAA family ATPase, whose product MYEAYWGLSEPAFDNSPNQKFFYLSPEHEEALVRLIYAVRQRKGCAMLTGEYGCGKTTLSRALIQRLEAERYEIGLLTNPSWNAVDFLREVLYQLGVETPERSKTELLHLLHDLFFRNFQAGRDTVIIVDEAQLIDDDAVFEELRLLMNFQTDDRFLVTQLLVGSPELATKVRRLKHLEQRIAIRYHLNTLDDTHTANYIAYRLKMAGQTKKIFTDEAIKLVFDFTRGTPREINNICDIALLVGFSRQAKEIDEKIIAEVIKDKVGAI is encoded by the coding sequence GTGTACGAAGCCTACTGGGGGCTCAGCGAACCGGCGTTCGACAACTCGCCGAACCAGAAGTTCTTCTACCTGTCGCCCGAGCACGAGGAGGCGCTGGTGCGCCTCATCTACGCCGTCCGCCAGCGCAAGGGCTGCGCGATGCTGACGGGCGAATACGGATGCGGCAAGACGACCCTCTCGCGCGCGCTCATCCAGCGGCTGGAAGCCGAGCGCTACGAGATCGGCCTGCTCACCAATCCGAGCTGGAACGCGGTCGATTTCCTTCGGGAGGTGCTGTACCAGCTGGGCGTGGAAACCCCCGAGCGGAGCAAGACCGAGCTGCTCCACCTGCTCCACGACTTGTTCTTTCGGAACTTCCAGGCGGGCCGCGACACGGTCATCATCGTGGACGAGGCCCAACTGATCGACGACGACGCGGTGTTCGAGGAGCTGCGGCTCCTGATGAACTTTCAGACCGACGACCGCTTCCTGGTCACCCAGTTGCTGGTCGGCTCGCCCGAGCTGGCCACCAAGGTGCGGCGGCTCAAGCACCTCGAGCAGCGCATCGCCATCCGCTACCATCTCAACACGCTCGACGACACGCACACGGCGAACTACATCGCGTACCGCCTGAAGATGGCGGGCCAGACCAAGAAGATCTTCACCGACGAGGCGATCAAGCTCGTCTTCGACTTCACCCGGGGGACCCCGCGCGAGATCAACAACATCTGCGACATCGCTCTGCTGGTGGGGTTCTCCCGGCAGGCGAAGGAGATCGACGAGAAGATCATCGCCGAGGTCATCAAGGACAAGGTGGGCGCCATCTGA
- a CDS encoding GvpL/GvpF family gas vesicle protein: METSLRTPRPQRYLYAMVEGLPRWWRPPREGVGVGAVTARPVRDLFLIASPIVSPPGRTSGTQARHHDVVGSLLEAASVVPFRFATVVPEMDVDGWLDARMPLIRTGLAEVRGCVEMAVRLLRLEPRIERGPGANGVPSFLRTVADRLIERAGLPNWRYCPSGSGGNAAASLAFLVPRAGISVFLAHIAPIAARAEGVAVVPTGPWPPYSFTPALERETAPTAGAVLA, from the coding sequence ATGGAAACGTCGCTCCGGACGCCGCGACCCCAGCGTTATCTCTACGCGATGGTGGAGGGTCTGCCGCGGTGGTGGCGGCCACCCAGGGAGGGCGTGGGCGTGGGCGCCGTCACGGCTCGTCCCGTCCGCGATCTCTTCCTCATCGCCAGCCCCATCGTCTCGCCGCCCGGTCGCACCTCTGGCACGCAAGCGCGTCACCACGACGTCGTCGGTAGCCTTCTCGAGGCGGCATCCGTCGTGCCGTTCCGCTTCGCCACCGTGGTGCCGGAGATGGACGTCGACGGCTGGCTCGACGCGCGCATGCCCCTGATCCGCACCGGCCTGGCCGAGGTACGCGGCTGCGTGGAGATGGCGGTGAGGCTGCTCCGACTCGAGCCCCGGATCGAGCGCGGCCCTGGAGCGAATGGCGTCCCCAGCTTTCTACGCACCGTGGCCGATCGCCTGATCGAGCGCGCCGGGCTCCCGAACTGGCGCTACTGTCCCAGCGGCAGCGGCGGCAACGCGGCGGCATCGCTGGCGTTCCTGGTGCCCCGCGCCGGCATTTCGGTCTTCCTCGCCCATATCGCGCCCATCGCGGCGCGCGCGGAAGGCGTCGCGGTCGTGCCCACCGGCCCCTGGCCGCCCTACTCGTTCACGCCTGCTCTCGAGCGAGAGACCGCTCCCACCGCCGGTGCGGTGTTGGCGTAG
- a CDS encoding cytidylate kinase family protein, whose product MAIITISHEMGAGGPEIGMALAQRLGYRYVDQELLQDAVRRYGLAEEKLSHLDESKPSLFERFDAETRHYITILQTTLLEFAEADNVILMGRGGQWLLRGIPHVLRVRVIAPFEQRVKQWIKRTAEMTGEAPNQRAATDFVRRDDNEKKGRMRYLYEVDIADPTLYDLVFNSEKLPHEAAVEMIERAARHPSLATTGAGRQVVADRTLASRVQVALAMHPDTRRYRITVEAQSGIVTLEGTAALERAVQVAREVAGVREVRTRHVEIPPIPPFVA is encoded by the coding sequence ATGGCCATCATCACGATCTCGCACGAGATGGGCGCCGGCGGCCCCGAAATCGGTATGGCGCTGGCCCAGCGATTGGGCTACCGGTACGTCGATCAGGAGCTGCTGCAGGACGCCGTGCGGCGGTACGGGCTCGCCGAGGAGAAGCTCTCCCACCTCGATGAGTCGAAGCCGTCGCTGTTCGAGCGCTTCGACGCGGAGACGCGCCACTACATCACCATTCTTCAGACGACGCTGCTGGAGTTCGCCGAGGCCGACAACGTCATCCTCATGGGGCGCGGTGGCCAGTGGCTGCTGCGCGGGATCCCCCACGTGCTGCGCGTGCGGGTGATCGCCCCGTTCGAGCAGCGCGTCAAGCAATGGATCAAGCGCACGGCGGAGATGACCGGCGAGGCGCCGAACCAGCGCGCCGCCACCGACTTCGTCCGGCGCGACGACAACGAGAAGAAGGGCCGGATGCGCTATCTCTACGAGGTCGATATCGCGGACCCGACGCTGTACGACCTCGTGTTCAACAGCGAGAAGCTGCCGCACGAGGCCGCCGTCGAGATGATCGAGCGCGCCGCGCGCCACCCGAGCCTGGCCACGACCGGGGCCGGACGGCAGGTCGTCGCCGATCGAACGCTGGCCTCCCGCGTCCAGGTCGCGCTGGCGATGCATCCGGACACGCGTCGCTACCGCATCACCGTCGAGGCCCAGAGCGGCATCGTGACCCTCGAGGGCACCGCGGCGCTGGAGCGCGCGGTGCAGGTGGCGCGCGAGGTGGCCGGCGTGCGCGAGGTGCGGACGCGCCACGTCGAGATCCCGCCGATCCCGCCCTTCGTCGCCTAG
- a CDS encoding DNA topoisomerase IV subunit A, with translation MAPRERKTSAVEKKLVGVADVVITAAQRRKDPTLAIPIRSLSNVTFNERKGLIEMGKRKQARSFFNVGMAKKFMQTILVADALCELQRANLTTSLREIYYRTKHTIKDSHENTLDTQDESDPLIEDLEVTLEALREELHVRAENAGSVVGPLVLVDDGDRVDCAKLGKGGYSVPSIVEPEYLQIKKCTADFVLLVEKGTQWNRLSEDKFWRKYNCILLTGNGQPPRGVRRLARRLHEEKRLPVYVLVDNDPWGYYIYSVIKQGSINLAFESQRMAIPKAKFIGLSSVDPESYGLPRNVGIKLNDKDITRARELLSYTWFQKKSWQEEIKRMLSSGLKYELDALANKDFQYLTKKYLPRKLKERDWLD, from the coding sequence ATGGCCCCAAGGGAGCGAAAGACCAGCGCGGTCGAGAAGAAACTCGTCGGGGTGGCCGACGTGGTGATCACCGCGGCCCAACGGCGCAAGGATCCCACCCTGGCCATCCCGATCCGCTCCCTGTCGAACGTCACCTTCAACGAGCGCAAGGGGCTGATCGAGATGGGCAAGAGGAAACAGGCCCGGTCGTTCTTCAACGTCGGGATGGCCAAGAAGTTCATGCAGACGATCCTCGTGGCTGATGCCCTCTGCGAGCTCCAGCGGGCGAACCTCACGACCTCGCTCAGGGAGATCTACTACCGAACCAAGCACACGATCAAGGACTCGCACGAGAACACCCTCGACACCCAAGACGAATCCGATCCGCTCATCGAGGACCTGGAGGTGACGCTGGAGGCTCTCCGGGAGGAGCTGCACGTGCGGGCCGAGAACGCCGGCTCCGTCGTCGGGCCCCTGGTGCTGGTGGATGACGGCGACCGGGTGGACTGCGCGAAGCTCGGGAAGGGCGGCTATTCCGTGCCCTCCATCGTCGAGCCGGAGTACCTACAGATCAAGAAATGCACGGCCGATTTCGTCCTCCTGGTCGAGAAAGGCACCCAATGGAACCGGCTCTCCGAAGACAAGTTCTGGCGGAAGTACAATTGCATTCTCCTGACGGGAAACGGTCAGCCGCCCCGCGGCGTCAGGCGTCTGGCGCGGCGGCTGCACGAGGAGAAACGGCTCCCCGTCTATGTCCTCGTGGACAACGATCCGTGGGGCTACTACATCTACTCGGTCATCAAGCAGGGCTCGATCAATCTCGCCTTCGAGAGCCAGCGCATGGCCATTCCGAAGGCCAAGTTTATCGGGCTCTCGAGCGTGGATCCCGAATCGTACGGGCTCCCCCGCAACGTGGGCATCAAGCTTAACGACAAAGACATCACCCGCGCCCGCGAGCTCCTCAGCTATACGTGGTTCCAGAAGAAGAGCTGGCAGGAGGAAATCAAGCGGATGCTCTCGAGCGGGCTCAAATACGAATTGGACGCCCTCGCCAACAAGGACTTCCAGTACCTCACCAAAAAGTACCTTCCCCGCAAGCTCAAAGAGAGGGATTGGTTGGACTAG